A stretch of DNA from Orcinus orca chromosome 3, mOrcOrc1.1, whole genome shotgun sequence:
TACCCAAATAATGCCATGCAAGCAAAAGTGAGATAACCACTTTAGGAAAAATAGCTATAAATGATGATAACTAGGGCTGATCAGAGTTGAAAATACGACAATTATTCAAGGAAAAGGAGGGAAGCAAACGTGATCCTGAGGGAAATTTTAGTCTGCCAGCCCAGAGGATGCTCCACTGAAAACTGAGCTTAAAACCTGTGATATTGTTCACCTAgaactgccttttcattttgtaatttaaaaagaaatcattttcattattatagcCATGACGGGGGAAATGTGTTGAGCAGCTGCTAAGCACCAGAGGCTGGTCTGGGAACTTGACACACAGtgtgcatttaatcctcacaacaaccccactGAGACAGGTGCTGTTAACCCTATTCACAGATGAAAACACCGAAGCTAGTCAAGGTGAAGTGACATGCCTGAGGTCACCCAGGCAGGAGGTGAATGGGGACCCACCCAAGTGCACCCATGTGTGGGGCTGAACTCTTACCATCAGCCTCCTCTTTTCGTTTGAGTTCAAGAAGTCCTGtaggggcagagggagagagccCATGAGTCCTGTTGGCCTGAGGCACCTGCCAGCCCTTCCCTGCCCCTTGCCAACCTTATCCCAGCTACTCACTTCTGAAGCCACAGGTAGCTTGTCTAGCTCATTTATAATTTCCCGGATCAGGTTGAGTACATAGCATTGTTGGGTTCCTGGTGTCTTGAGCGGTGCCCCTTGTGCCTGAGGGGTGTGGAGTGTGAGCAGGAACAGGAGCCAATGCAGGATGGGGAGGCTGCGCATGTTTGGGCTGGCAGGATGGATTCTGTCTTGTCCGGGTCCTTTGTGGCATTATGAAGTGTCTGAGACAGCCGCCGTCTTTTATGCAGCAGGCCCGTGCCGCGGGCAAGCGAGGGTGTGGCGGGCGGGCTTCAGAAGAATCTTTATCTGACATGGAACCTCCATAGCAAACCACAGACTTATTCATCACTTTTTAGTACTCAAAATCAGtgaaacttggaaaaaaaaaattacagggtaTCTCCTCATCTTGCAAAGGAGGCTAAGAGACAGGCAGGTCACTGGGCAGAGTGGGGACAGGTAAAAGGACCTGTCTGACAGGGGAGCGGCCCCCTGACTCTGAGCTCCCTTGAGCCTCCTGCCCAGTGGGACCTGGTCCTGCCATCCCCTGGACAGCCCTGACCCTCTGCTGCCCGCCCCACCTGGCACTGCCTGGTTCTGCATGGGTGGCCAGGTGAAGGCCCAGTGGAACAGGCAAGAGTTTGTCTGGTAGCCGGTCACATGGCTAACCATCCACCTGTGGGCTCGTCCACTGAGAGCACATCTCTTGATACCCACTCCTAGCACTGAATTACTGGTGTTAAAGCCCCCAGTGGTTTGCCTCCCGGGCTTTGGGCAGCTTCTCCTCTACACTCTCTGTTCCTGGTGGGTGGCAGATGGAGCTC
This window harbors:
- the LOC101275202 gene encoding interleukin-3, which encodes MRSLPILHWLLFLLTLHTPQAQGAPLKTPGTQQCYVLNLIREIINELDKLPVASEVSSWDKVGKGQGRAGRCLRPTGLMGSLPLPLQDFLNSNEKRRLMVRVQPHTWVHLGGSPFTSCLGDLRHKTRLWTPNLEEFLTFATNSLGEDSKIKKNLKEIQPILPTTTSTEEPILIEKDNLGDFRVKLKEYLSAIRDSLNCKNT